Within the Candidatus Dormiibacterota bacterium genome, the region CGCAGCCGCGCATCCCGGCGGAGGCGTCATGGGCGCAGCCGGCTGGAACGCCGCCCGCGTCATGCTCCGCACGTAGCGAAGGAGGCGCGCGCAAGCCGTGGAAGCGAAGGACGCACCACGCCGCCTCACCATGCCGACGTAGCTCAGGGGTAGAGCTTTCGCCTTGTAAGCGAAGGGCCGTGGGTTCGAATCCCACCGTCGGCTCCATCCGTTATCGCGAAAGCCTCCATGCAAGACGTCCAACCCAAATGGCTCGAATCGGGCGCTGTCCTGGTCTGCGAAAAATGCTACAAGCAGCGCATTCCGGATGAGACGCCCGACGTTGCAAAGCGTATCGGCGATTTCGATCTGCGCGATTGGCTCAAGAAGCGCCTCAAAGAGGCCGGCTACGGCAAACGGATACGCGCGATTAATACGGGCTGCCTGGATATCTGCGCGAAAGGGTTGGTGACGGTCAGCATCGTTCCGCAGGGCGCCGGAGGAGCTACCCAGACATTCGTCCTCGACCCGGTCGAAGAGCGTGAGGCTCTCTATGCGCGCGTGATCCTCGCGCTGGGCGGCAGCCCGCACGAACGAGCCTAGATGTGATAAGGGAGGCGGCCGCTTGCGGCCGCCTCCCTTATCACATGTGTTCGTGAACCGGTTTTACTGAAATTCGAACTCCGAGAGATTCTTCTCGATCTTGCGCTTAACGCGCTGCAGCGCGTTGTCGATCGATTTGACGTGGCGACCGAGATCGCGCGCCATCTCTTGATAGCTCTTGCCTTCGAGATAGGACTCGAGCACTTGCGATTCGAGTTCGGAGAGATTCTGGCGAATCCGTTGACGGATGTCGTCCGAGACCTCTTGCGTTACGACCAACTCTTCAGGGTCCGACGTCTTCTGTGACGCCATGACGTCGAGTAGCGTTCGCTCGCTATCCTCGTCGTAGATCGGCTTGTTGAGCGAGATGTATTGATTGAGCGGAATGTGCTTCTGACGCGTCGCGGTCTTGATCGCGGTAATGATCTGACGCGTGATGCAGAGCTCGGCGAACGCACGAAAGCTCGAGAGTTTGTCGGCCTTGAAATCGCGAACGGCTTTATAGAGGCCGATCATACCTTCTTGGATGATGTCCTCACGGTCGGCGCCGATCAAGAAGTAACTCTTCGCCTTGATGCGGACGAAATTCTTATACTTGTTGAGCAGATATTCCATCGCGAGATTATCGCCGGTCTTCGCGATAGCCACGAGCTCTTCGTCAGCTCGTTCGTGGTACTCCAGACCATCCGTTGCAGGATGAGTCATTGCCATAATCGATCAGCCTCTTGGGTACGACGTGCCGAAAAACGCAGGCCGTGGCCCGTCGGGCGCGGCACATCCTGCCTAGTATAGAAGGGCTGACCTCCAGCGTCAAGGACGACGGTCGGGGCCCTTGCATGCCTGCTTGCCCGGGGCTAGGCGCGCTGGCGCAGGGCCTCGTAGAGGAGGACCCCTGCGGCTACCGAGGCGTTGAGGGACTCCGTCTTGCCCCGCAGGGGGATGCTCACCAGGTAGTCGCACTCGCGGCGCACGAGCTGGGCGAGGCCCTCCCCCTCGGCGCCGATGACGATGGCGAGGTCGCGGTTGAAATCGGCGGTGCCCAGGGGCACGGCCTCCGGGCCGGCGTCGGCCCCGGCTACCCAGACCCCGGCCTTCTTCAACGTTCGGATCGCCTCGTTGATATTCGCGACCTTGACGATCGGCAGGTGCTCGGCTGCACCGGCCGCGGCCTTACGAACCGTCGCGTTCACCCCGGCCGAACGACGGTCCGGCAGAACGACCGCGTCGGCGCCGACGCACTCCGCCGTGCGCACGATGGCGCCGACGTTATGAGGGTCGGTGAGGTGATCGAGCAAGACCAGCAGTATGTGCCCGGTGCGACGCCGATGGTGCAAGACGTCGCTCAAATCCGCGTATTCGAACGGCGGCGCGATCGCGATGACGCCCTGATGCGTCTTGAAGGGCAAGTTGTTAAAGAACGCGCGCTGCTCGAATTTCACCGGGATGGCGCGTTCTTTCGCGGTCGCGAGAATTGCCCGCAGTAACGGGTCGCGCTTACGCTCGTCCGAGACGCGAATTTCGCGCAGCGCCTCTCCGGCCGCAAGCGCTTCTTCCACGACGTGAATGCCGTACATCACATCGTCAAAATCGAGTTTCGGTACGCGGGACGGCCCGGGGCCCCGCGGGCGGTTTATCCGGCGAGCGTCCATGTCGTTTCACCTTTCGCGTCCTTGAGGACGATACCGCACTGTAAGAGTGCATCGCGAAGCCGGTCGGACTTCGCCCAATCCTTCGCCGCACGCGCTTGATTGCGCGCATCGATCACCATCGCGAGTGCCGCCTGCGGCTCGCATCCGTCGAGCGCGACGGCATCGCCGAGCGTTACCTTCAAACGTTCCGGCAAATCGGCCGGCAGTTCGAGCGCCGGAATCTCGCACCACGAAGGCTGCGGGGCGATGCCGAGCAACGTCAACGCGTAGGAGAATTCGTAGAGCGCCGCATCGCGGCCGGCGCGAGCGGCGTGCATTTCGTAGGAATTCGCAAAGGCCAGCAGCTCCGCCAGAGCGACGGCGAGATTCATGTCCTCATCGAGGGCTCCTTCGATCCGCGCGATCAGGCCGGTCGCATGCAGATCGGTGGCCGTCGGTGTCGCCCCATCCGAGAGGGCGCGATACGCGCGCTTGATGCGCTCGAGCTCCGCACTCGCCGACGCCATCGACTCGTCGGTGAAATTCATCACCTTGCTGTATCCCGTTCGCAGGAACAGCAAGCGAATCGCGGCCGGATCGTAGCGATCGAGAATCGTCGAAAGCGGTTCAAAATTACCGAGCGACTTGCTCATCTTACGATTATCGAAGAGCAGCAGGCCACCGTGCACCCACACGTTCGCCATCGGAGGATGCGCCATCAGCGGTTCGCTCTGTGCGATCTCGTTCTCGTGGTGTGGAAAAATCAGATCCGCGCCGCCGCCATGGATGTCGAAGCCGACGCCGTCCGGATCGAGGAGCGCGTGCGACATCGCCGAGCACTCGATATGCCAGCCGGGGCGGCCGTCACCGAAGCCGTCGAACGTCCACTTCGGCTCGCCGGGTTTGGCGAACTTCCACAGCGCGAAATCGAGCGGGTCGTCTTTGCGTTCGTCGATTTCGATGCGGGCTCCAGCCTGCAATTCTTCGACGTTGCGCCCGCTCAGCTCTCCGTATTTCGCAAACGTGCTCACCCGATAGTAGATGCCGTCGGCGGTAACGTACGCGTGACCGCCGGCGACGAGCGCCGAGATCATGCCTTGAATCTGCGGAATATAGGCGGTCGCGTACGGCTCGAAATCCGGTTCGCGCACGCCCAAGCGCGCCATCGATGATTTGAAATCGGCATAATATCCGCGGACGATCGCATGCCAATCTTCGCCGGTCTCTCGCGCGCGATTGATGCTGCGGTCGTCGATATCGGTGACGTTCTGCACGTAGGTCACCGCATAATCGAGATGCTCCAGATACCGGCGCAGCACGTCGAAAAACAAAAACGATCGCGCGTGGCCCAGATGCGCCTGGGCGGAAGGCGTAAGCCCGCAGACGTAGATGCGCACCTCGCGGCCGCGGAGCGGCACGAAGGGCTCTACGCGACGGGTACGCGTATTATGCAATTTTAACGGCATGAATGTTTTAGATGACCCACGACCAAGGGGCGTCGGCGGACTCGGGATCGAGTTCCGCGAGCCGGCCTTCCATCGCGGCGACGCGCTGTTGCAATTCGGCAATCGCGTCGGCATTGGGGTCGGGCATTTCCACCTGAGGACGATCCGGCACGGCGCGAACCGGCTTGCCGTCCAGCGCGACGATACGCGCCGGAACGCCGACCACGGTAGCGTTCGCCGGAACGTCTTTGACCACGACCGACCCGCCGCCCACGCGGGCGCCGTCGCCGATCACGATCGCTCCGAGCACGGCGGCGTTGACGCCGACCGTGACGTTTTTCCCAAGCGTCGGATGACGTTTTTCGTGCCGCAGACTCGTTCCGCCGAGCGTGACGCCCTGGTAAATCGTACAGCCGTCGCCGACTTCGGCCGTCTCTCCGATGACCACGCCCATGCCGTGATCGATGAACACGCCCTGTCCGATCGTCGCGCCCGGGTGGATTTCGATGCCGGTGAGGAAACGCGCGACGTGCGATAGCCAACGCGGCAGAATCGGGATGCCGGCGCTATAGAGCGGATGAATCAAGCGGTGAGCCGTGATGGCGTGAAAGCCGGGATAGGACAGCAGCACGTCGAGCCATCCGCGAACCGCGGGATCGCGTTCGAGCGGGGTTCGGAGGTCTTGCAAAAACGTTTCTATCGGGCTCGGCATACTCGTAGTATTCTAACCCCTGCGGTCAACGAGCAGTTTCCGGCGACGCATCCGCCGCAGGTTTATGCCCGTGGATCGGCTCGAACGGCTTGCCGTCGGGCCCAAATGGAATCGTCTCCAAGCCCCGTCCATGCAGCAGTCGCGAGTTGACCGCGCCGATACGCATCAAGATCCGGTCGTGTCCGAGAAGCGGGAACAGCAGCTCGAGCGGCGGCCCCTCACGCTCGCCGGTAATCGCCATGCGTACCGCATACAACGCATCGCCCGCGTCTAGGCCGAATTCCAACGCGATCTCGGCGATGTCGTGGGCGAGCGGCAACCCGCGCAGCTCCGCCTGATGATCGACGTATTGGCTCACCGAGTCGAGAAAAAAGAGCACCTCTCGGGTACGCAAGCGCTCGAGTTCGAGCGCGGGAACAACGCAGGCCTCGGCCCGCAGCGCCGCTACCGGAGCAAGGGCGTCGTCGACCGACGCAACCTGCTCGCCGTAGGCTTCGAGGAAGAGCGCGATCCATCGCGTAGCCGCCGCCGGAGCGGGCTGTTCTAAAAATCCCCAGCGCTGCATGGCCGAAGCGAGGGCGGTGTCGTCAAGCATGTCGTTCGATCAGGGCAACCGCGTAGGCGGCAATGCCGCTACCGTCGCCCGTATATCCCATACCCTCGCTGGTCTTGGCCTTCACGCTGACCGCGTCGAGGCTCAATCCTATTCGGGCAGCTATATTCTCCCGCATAACCGTAAGGTACGGCGCTAACTTTGGTCGCTCGACCACGACGGTGGCATCGACGTTCGCCACCGTATACCCCGCGCGAACCAGTTCGGCGGCGCACGCCGCGAGCAGCGCCATCGAATCCGCGTCCTTCCACTGCGGATCGGTATCGGGAAAGTAAGCGCCCAGATCCCCCAGCGCCGCCGCACCCAAGAGCGCGTCGCAGAGCGCGTGCGCGAGCACGTCGGCATCGGAGTGTCCGAGCGCGCCGCGCTCGAACGGAATCGTCACGCCGCCCAGCACCAGCGGGCGCCCTTCGACCAATCGATGGGCATCGAAACCGTGGCCGATGCGCGTCATCGTGCGCTCGCTCGCGCGGTAAACGTCGCGCTCCCGTCGGAGAACGCCTCGAAGCGGCTACCGAAGCCGCGCAGGCCCTGCGTGGGCACGTGCGCCCGCACGGCGATGCCGCTGGGAAGATCGCGTTCGATCGCGTCGATCGACCCGCCGCGCGATTCCAATTCCGCGCATATTGCGTCGGCAAGCGCCTCGTCGGCGAACACCTCCACCAACAACGTTTCGTCTTCCGGCGTGAGCGCGGCTTCACGTTCGCGCAGCAACGGCTCGGCACGCACCACGTCCTCCGGAAGCGTCACTTTAAAGTTCGGTCCGCTCGACGGAACGAGTACCACATCCAGTCCGAGCCGCTCGAGCAGCGCGGCGTCATCGGTCGCGCTGACCTCGAATTTAGCGGCATCCGCGTGCGCGCGTAAAAAATCGCGGCGCATGGCGAACTGCGGCGTCGCGGCCGCCCAGAGTGAGGTTCGGTCGAGCGTGCGCTGAACGAGCATGGTTGCGGGATCGATAACCTTGATCGTATCGACGACCGGGGCGCCCAACGCGGCGCCCCGACCACTGCGCACCTGGGCCATGCCGGCCCGCACGTCGCTCGCGCGAACCAAAGGCCG harbors:
- a CDS encoding (2Fe-2S) ferredoxin domain-containing protein, which codes for MQDVQPKWLESGAVLVCEKCYKQRIPDETPDVAKRIGDFDLRDWLKKRLKEAGYGKRIRAINTGCLDICAKGLVTVSIVPQGAGGATQTFVLDPVEEREALYARVILALGGSPHERA
- the sigH gene encoding RNA polymerase sporulation sigma factor SigH; translated protein: MAMTHPATDGLEYHERADEELVAIAKTGDNLAMEYLLNKYKNFVRIKAKSYFLIGADREDIIQEGMIGLYKAVRDFKADKLSSFRAFAELCITRQIITAIKTATRQKHIPLNQYISLNKPIYDEDSERTLLDVMASQKTSDPEELVVTQEVSDDIRQRIRQNLSELESQVLESYLEGKSYQEMARDLGRHVKSIDNALQRVKRKIEKNLSEFEFQ
- the rlmB gene encoding 23S rRNA (guanosine(2251)-2'-O)-methyltransferase RlmB, which encodes MDARRINRPRGPGPSRVPKLDFDDVMYGIHVVEEALAAGEALREIRVSDERKRDPLLRAILATAKERAIPVKFEQRAFFNNLPFKTHQGVIAIAPPFEYADLSDVLHHRRRTGHILLVLLDHLTDPHNVGAIVRTAECVGADAVVLPDRRSAGVNATVRKAAAGAAEHLPIVKVANINEAIRTLKKAGVWVAGADAGPEAVPLGTADFNRDLAIVIGAEGEGLAQLVRRECDYLVSIPLRGKTESLNASVAAGVLLYEALRQRA
- the cysS gene encoding cysteine--tRNA ligase encodes the protein MPLRGREVRIYVCGLTPSAQAHLGHARSFLFFDVLRRYLEHLDYAVTYVQNVTDIDDRSINRARETGEDWHAIVRGYYADFKSSMARLGVREPDFEPYATAYIPQIQGMISALVAGGHAYVTADGIYYRVSTFAKYGELSGRNVEELQAGARIEIDERKDDPLDFALWKFAKPGEPKWTFDGFGDGRPGWHIECSAMSHALLDPDGVGFDIHGGGADLIFPHHENEIAQSEPLMAHPPMANVWVHGGLLLFDNRKMSKSLGNFEPLSTILDRYDPAAIRLLFLRTGYSKVMNFTDESMASASAELERIKRAYRALSDGATPTATDLHATGLIARIEGALDEDMNLAVALAELLAFANSYEMHAARAGRDAALYEFSYALTLLGIAPQPSWCEIPALELPADLPERLKVTLGDAVALDGCEPQAALAMVIDARNQARAAKDWAKSDRLRDALLQCGIVLKDAKGETTWTLAG
- the cysE gene encoding serine O-acetyltransferase, whose protein sequence is MPSPIETFLQDLRTPLERDPAVRGWLDVLLSYPGFHAITAHRLIHPLYSAGIPILPRWLSHVARFLTGIEIHPGATIGQGVFIDHGMGVVIGETAEVGDGCTIYQGVTLGGTSLRHEKRHPTLGKNVTVGVNAAVLGAIVIGDGARVGGGSVVVKDVPANATVVGVPARIVALDGKPVRAVPDRPQVEMPDPNADAIAELQQRVAAMEGRLAELDPESADAPWSWVI
- the ispF gene encoding 2-C-methyl-D-erythritol 2,4-cyclodiphosphate synthase; this encodes MTRIGHGFDAHRLVEGRPLVLGGVTIPFERGALGHSDADVLAHALCDALLGAAALGDLGAYFPDTDPQWKDADSMALLAACAAELVRAGYTVANVDATVVVERPKLAPYLTVMRENIAARIGLSLDAVSVKAKTSEGMGYTGDGSGIAAYAVALIERHA
- the ispD gene encoding 2-C-methyl-D-erythritol 4-phosphate cytidylyltransferase is translated as MIWGAVIVAAGRGTRFGQPKQFVELAGLPMVGWSLRTFARMPEIAEIVVVTEEEWIAPMRALLEHLAPSCTTSAVAGGTTRQRSARNGLHALGEGCAAAFIHDGARPLVRASDVRAGMAQVRSGRGAALGAPVVDTIKVIDPATMLVQRTLDRTSLWAAATPQFAMRRDFLRAHADAAKFEVSATDDAALLERLGLDVVLVPSSGPNFKVTLPEDVVRAEPLLREREAALTPEDETLLVEVFADEALADAICAELESRGGSIDAIERDLPSGIAVRAHVPTQGLRGFGSRFEAFSDGSATFTARASAR